The proteins below come from a single Fusobacterium sp. JB019 genomic window:
- the ruvA gene encoding Holliday junction branch migration protein RuvA, with translation MFDFLRGKVDYKTTNYVAIDVNGVGYKVFISLRTYDLISDGEDIKVYIYNHIKEEEFKLVGFLNRAERNLFEMLLSVKGVGVSLALAIMSTFDIDTIKALILSEDYLTLKKVPKLGQKKSQQIILDLKDKISKLEVVSGGAILEIEKQSNIEEELIMALEGLGYNKKDIAKLIDKEALKTYKNIQEAIKETLRKI, from the coding sequence ATGTTTGATTTTTTAAGGGGTAAGGTAGATTATAAGACAACAAATTATGTGGCAATTGATGTTAATGGTGTAGGTTATAAAGTTTTTATTTCTTTGAGAACTTATGATTTAATATCAGATGGAGAAGATATTAAAGTCTATATCTATAATCATATAAAAGAAGAAGAATTTAAATTAGTAGGTTTTTTAAATAGAGCTGAAAGAAATTTATTTGAGATGCTTTTAAGTGTAAAAGGAGTTGGAGTTTCACTAGCTTTAGCTATAATGTCAACTTTTGATATAGATACAATTAAAGCTTTAATATTAAGTGAGGATTATTTAACATTAAAAAAAGTACCTAAATTAGGTCAAAAAAAGTCTCAACAAATAATACTGGATTTAAAAGATAAGATAAGTAAATTAGAGGTAGTTTCAGGGGGAGCTATATTAGAAATAGAAAAACAATCTAATATAGAAGAGGAATTAATTATGGCTCTTGAAGGATTAGGTTATAATAAAAAAGATATTGCTAAACTTATAGATAAGGAAGCTTTAAAAACTTATAAGAATATACAAGAAGCTATAAAAGAAACTTTAAGAAAAATTTAA